One genomic window of Phycisphaerales bacterium includes the following:
- a CDS encoding TlpA disulfide reductase family protein, whose protein sequence is MRDRRATLIGLAGAALAAASLGAPALAQNGNQTGNQEAPSQMVGAHRAAEEIIADYEAIEMPRYDSSRRAEEGYRAEYMAARTEAMQKQADLIGELFRSHPGHDRLMELMPVRWNAMMSTGEADEVLAESKALAGRTDDKAMKAEALFAHANAVARTTQYDPQQVGEAAALFAAAAPEDPRNATLMMMTTYYETDSDKVEKTYRTLAADFADTREGKQAASKVYQLDQIGKPFELSFEEATSGEPIDMSKLRGKVVVVDFWATWCGPCIAEMPHMKKLYAAYKDKGVEFVGISLDAPRNEEDPSKDGLLKLRNWVADNDVTWPQYYQGNGWQSEFSSGWQVKSIPAIFLVDQQGRLVTPNARGKLDEMIPELLGIEPIELEGEEQEG, encoded by the coding sequence ATGCGTGATCGACGTGCGACCCTCATCGGCCTGGCGGGCGCGGCCCTCGCGGCGGCGAGCCTTGGCGCCCCGGCCCTGGCCCAGAATGGGAACCAGACCGGGAACCAGGAAGCCCCGAGCCAGATGGTGGGCGCCCACCGCGCGGCCGAAGAGATCATCGCCGACTACGAGGCGATCGAGATGCCGCGGTACGACTCGAGCCGCCGAGCGGAAGAGGGCTACCGGGCCGAGTACATGGCCGCGCGGACCGAGGCGATGCAGAAGCAGGCCGATTTGATCGGCGAGTTGTTCCGCAGCCATCCGGGGCACGACAGGCTCATGGAGCTGATGCCCGTTCGCTGGAACGCGATGATGAGCACGGGCGAGGCCGACGAGGTCTTGGCCGAGTCGAAGGCGTTGGCCGGCCGGACCGACGACAAGGCGATGAAGGCCGAGGCGCTGTTCGCGCACGCCAACGCCGTAGCGCGCACGACGCAGTACGACCCGCAGCAGGTCGGCGAGGCCGCCGCGCTGTTCGCCGCCGCAGCGCCGGAAGATCCGCGCAACGCGACGCTCATGATGATGACGACCTACTACGAGACCGATTCGGACAAGGTCGAGAAGACCTACCGGACGCTGGCGGCCGACTTTGCCGACACGCGCGAGGGCAAGCAGGCGGCTTCGAAGGTCTATCAGCTCGACCAGATCGGCAAGCCCTTCGAGCTTTCGTTCGAGGAAGCCACGAGCGGCGAGCCCATCGACATGAGCAAGCTGCGCGGCAAGGTCGTGGTCGTCGACTTCTGGGCGACCTGGTGCGGCCCGTGCATCGCCGAGATGCCGCACATGAAGAAGCTGTATGCCGCCTACAAGGACAAGGGCGTGGAGTTCGTCGGCATCAGCCTCGACGCGCCACGCAACGAGGAAGACCCGAGCAAGGACGGCCTGCTCAAGCTGCGCAACTGGGTCGCGGACAACGACGTGACCTGGCCGCAGTACTACCAGGGCAACGGCTGGCAGAGCGAGTTCTCCAGCGGCTGGCAGGTCAAGTCGATCCCGGCGATCTTCCTGGTCGACCAGCAGGGCCGCCTGGTGACGCCCAACGCCCGCGGCAAGCTCGACGAGATGATTCCCGAGTTGCTTGGCATCGAGCCGATCGAGCTCGAGGGTGAGGAGCAGGAGGGCTGA
- a CDS encoding RtcB family protein produces the protein MTQQPTSAPYHLWGQVGEDFDRPSLDQLENACRLPVARAGALMPDAHVGYGLPIGGVLATENAVVPYAVGVDIACRVKMTVLDIPPKELDHDAGRDRLAKAIEQETRFGVGAQFGKRSGNKGHRTPLREHDVMDEDWSVSKITQHNKDRAWSQLGTSGSGNHFVEFGVLTIGEHGDDLYAERAPVLPEGDLSKPKGRAREADRTFDLPPGTYLALLSHSGSRGTGAAVCDHYSKLAMQLRPDLDKQMKHLAWLDLESEPGQEYWQAMNLMGRYASANHACIHHWIAKHLGARVIGGVENHHNFAWKETHTVTLHDGSQEDRELIVHRKGATPAGEGVLGIIPGSMAKPGYVVRGIGGDGARRSLASAAHGAGRVMSRSQAKKSFRWNHVKDDLEQASVTLLSAGIDENPRVYKDIRQVMARQSDLVEPIARFDPRLVKMAPAGERPED, from the coding sequence ATGACCCAGCAACCCACGTCCGCCCCGTACCACCTGTGGGGACAGGTGGGCGAGGATTTCGACCGCCCCAGTCTCGACCAGCTCGAGAACGCCTGCCGACTGCCCGTCGCGCGGGCCGGGGCGCTCATGCCCGATGCCCACGTCGGCTACGGCCTTCCCATCGGCGGCGTGCTGGCCACCGAGAACGCGGTCGTGCCCTATGCCGTGGGCGTCGACATCGCCTGCCGCGTGAAGATGACCGTGCTCGACATTCCTCCCAAGGAGCTCGACCACGACGCCGGCCGAGACCGACTGGCCAAGGCCATCGAGCAAGAAACCCGCTTCGGCGTCGGGGCCCAATTCGGTAAGAGGTCCGGCAACAAGGGTCATCGAACCCCGCTGCGCGAGCACGACGTCATGGACGAGGACTGGTCGGTCTCCAAGATCACCCAGCACAACAAGGACCGCGCCTGGAGCCAGCTCGGCACCAGCGGCTCGGGCAACCACTTCGTCGAGTTCGGCGTGCTGACCATCGGCGAGCATGGCGATGACCTCTACGCCGAACGCGCGCCCGTGTTGCCCGAGGGCGACCTGTCGAAGCCCAAGGGCCGCGCCCGTGAGGCCGATCGCACGTTCGATCTACCGCCCGGCACGTACCTCGCGCTGCTCAGCCACTCGGGCAGCCGCGGTACCGGCGCGGCCGTGTGCGACCACTACAGCAAGCTGGCAATGCAACTGCGTCCCGACCTCGACAAGCAGATGAAGCACCTCGCCTGGCTCGACCTGGAGAGCGAACCGGGTCAGGAGTACTGGCAGGCCATGAACCTCATGGGCCGCTACGCGTCGGCCAACCACGCGTGCATCCACCACTGGATCGCCAAGCACCTGGGCGCCCGCGTCATCGGCGGCGTCGAAAACCACCACAACTTCGCGTGGAAGGAAACCCACACCGTCACGCTGCATGATGGTTCTCAGGAAGACCGAGAGCTGATCGTCCATCGCAAGGGCGCCACCCCCGCGGGCGAGGGCGTGCTGGGCATTATCCCAGGTTCGATGGCCAAGCCCGGCTACGTCGTCCGCGGCATCGGCGGCGATGGCGCACGGCGTTCGCTCGCGTCGGCCGCCCACGGCGCGGGCCGCGTCATGAGCCGCAGCCAGGCCAAGAAGTCCTTCCGCTGGAACCACGTCAAGGACGACCTCGAGCAGGCCAGCGTCACGCTGCTGAGCGCCGGCATCGACGAGAACCCACGCGTGTACAAGGACATCCGCCAGGTCATGGCCCGGCAATCGGATCTGGTCGAGCCCATCGCGCGCTTCGACCCGCGCCTGGTCAAGATGGCCCCCGCCGGAGAGCGGCCCGAGGACTGA
- the gpmA gene encoding 2,3-diphosphoglycerate-dependent phosphoglycerate mutase: protein MSTTHTLVLIRHGQSVWNAENRFTGWTDVDLSDKGRGEAAKAADLIRAEGLDFDRCYTSVLKRAIRTLWIVLDGLDRMWLPVERHWRLNERHYGALQGLNKAETAKEHGEDQVKIWRRSYDVRPPLLEAGDDRLPGSDARYAGLGADDLPAGECLKDTVERVLPCWEGEIAPRVKAGERLLISAHGNSIRALVKHLDQVSDSEIMGVEIPTGVPLVYTLDADLKSISSRYLGDQAEVEAAQAAVAAQGRAH, encoded by the coding sequence ATGAGCACGACCCATACCTTGGTGCTGATCCGCCACGGCCAGAGCGTCTGGAACGCCGAGAATCGGTTTACGGGGTGGACCGACGTCGACCTGAGCGACAAGGGGCGTGGCGAGGCGGCGAAGGCGGCTGATCTCATCCGGGCCGAGGGGCTGGACTTCGACCGCTGCTATACGAGCGTGCTCAAGCGGGCGATCCGGACGCTGTGGATCGTGCTCGACGGGCTCGACCGCATGTGGCTGCCCGTCGAACGGCACTGGCGGCTGAACGAGCGGCACTACGGGGCGCTCCAGGGCCTCAACAAGGCCGAGACCGCCAAGGAGCACGGCGAGGACCAGGTGAAGATCTGGCGGCGCAGCTACGACGTGCGGCCACCGTTGCTCGAGGCCGGCGACGATCGGCTGCCGGGGAGCGACGCGCGGTACGCCGGGCTCGGTGCGGACGACCTGCCGGCGGGCGAGTGCCTGAAGGACACGGTCGAGCGAGTGCTGCCGTGCTGGGAGGGCGAGATTGCCCCCAGGGTGAAGGCTGGCGAGCGGCTGCTGATCTCGGCCCACGGCAACAGCATCCGGGCGTTGGTGAAGCACCTGGATCAGGTATCCGACAGCGAGATCATGGGCGTGGAGATTCCCACGGGCGTGCCGCTGGTGTATACGCTGGATGCCGATCTTAAGTCCATTTCCAGCAGGTACTTAGGCGATCAGGCCGAGGTCGAGGCGGCCCAGGCGGCGGTGGCGGCCCAGGGCAGGGCCCACTAG